The following proteins come from a genomic window of Flavobacterium crocinum:
- a CDS encoding efflux RND transporter periplasmic adaptor subunit, producing the protein MKKIIITIVIIVVAIVGINLILNKNKAENEGKTAIVAEKNAAVSVKVATVKTEDVNLGFTANGNFAPIQELTFSAEKSGKVISVLVKEGDYVRVGQTLLTVRGDVINVNAQAAEAAYQNAKSDYARYENAFKTGGVTKQQLDQAKLALTNAQSNYTQAKINVGDTRVKAPINGYINKKYVEPGSILAGMPATALFDIVNVSKLKLTVTVNESQVASLKLGNTVNITASVYPDKSFSGKITFIAAKADASLNFPVEIEITNNANNDLKAGMYGTANFGSNNQKQNLKVVPRNAFVGSVSSNEIFVVENNVAKLKKVVAGRILGDKVEIINGLNDGDVVITTGQINLQDGNTVEIIK; encoded by the coding sequence ATGAAAAAAATAATTATAACAATCGTAATCATAGTCGTGGCAATTGTCGGGATTAACCTCATTTTAAATAAGAATAAGGCTGAGAATGAAGGTAAAACTGCAATTGTAGCAGAAAAAAATGCAGCAGTTTCTGTAAAAGTAGCAACTGTAAAAACTGAAGATGTAAATCTTGGTTTTACTGCAAACGGAAACTTTGCACCAATTCAGGAATTGACTTTCTCTGCAGAGAAATCCGGAAAAGTAATCAGTGTTTTAGTAAAAGAAGGTGATTACGTAAGAGTGGGACAAACTCTTTTAACAGTAAGAGGTGATGTAATCAATGTAAATGCTCAGGCAGCAGAAGCAGCATATCAAAATGCAAAATCTGATTATGCCAGATATGAAAATGCTTTTAAAACAGGTGGTGTTACAAAACAACAATTGGATCAGGCAAAATTAGCTTTAACAAATGCTCAGTCTAATTATACTCAGGCTAAAATCAATGTTGGAGATACAAGAGTAAAAGCTCCAATCAATGGATATATCAATAAAAAATATGTTGAGCCGGGATCTATTTTAGCCGGAATGCCTGCAACTGCTTTATTTGATATTGTAAACGTTTCTAAATTGAAATTGACAGTTACAGTAAACGAAAGCCAGGTAGCAAGTTTAAAATTAGGAAACACAGTAAACATTACTGCTAGTGTTTATCCTGACAAAAGTTTCTCTGGAAAAATTACTTTCATCGCTGCAAAAGCAGATGCTTCTTTAAACTTCCCTGTTGAAATTGAAATTACAAACAATGCTAACAACGACTTAAAAGCGGGTATGTACGGAACAGCAAACTTTGGTTCAAACAACCAAAAACAAAACTTAAAAGTGGTTCCTAGAAATGCTTTTGTTGGAAGTGTAAGCAGTAACGAAATCTTCGTAGTAGAAAATAACGTTGCTAAATTGAAAAAAGTAGTTGCCGGAAGAATCTTAGGAGACAAAGTTGAAATCATCAATGGATTGAATGACGGAGACGTAGTTATTACTACAGGTCAAATCAACTTACAAGACGGAAATACAGTAGAAATTATTAAATAA
- a CDS encoding TetR/AcrR family transcriptional regulator produces MKEKIIAKASELFLKLGFKSVTMDDIAGEMCISKKTIYKYFCNKEVLIEESTSLVHGQVHEIMDTIIAKNYNAIHENFEIREMFRDMFKNNIDTSPIYQLKKHYPEIYQNILSFEIDQCTQCFRENIEKGIREGLYRSDLNVEVYVKFYYTLVFHINENTVSESEAQRIELEALEYHTRAMATQKGVEELEKQLKRIKN; encoded by the coding sequence ATGAAAGAGAAAATAATAGCAAAAGCAAGCGAACTTTTTTTAAAGCTTGGTTTTAAGAGTGTTACCATGGATGATATTGCAGGAGAAATGTGTATTTCGAAAAAAACGATATACAAATATTTCTGTAATAAGGAAGTTTTGATTGAAGAAAGCACTTCTTTGGTTCATGGACAAGTTCATGAAATTATGGATACCATTATCGCTAAGAATTACAATGCTATTCATGAGAATTTCGAAATTAGGGAAATGTTTCGTGATATGTTTAAAAATAATATTGATACTTCTCCAATTTACCAGCTGAAAAAGCATTATCCGGAGATTTACCAAAATATTCTTTCTTTTGAAATTGATCAGTGTACACAATGTTTTAGAGAGAATATTGAAAAAGGAATTCGCGAAGGACTTTACAGAAGTGATTTAAATGTGGAGGTTTATGTAAAGTTTTACTATACACTGGTTTTTCATATTAACGAAAATACCGTTTCTGAAAGCGAAGCACAAAGAATAGAATTAGAAGCATTAGAATACCATACTCGGGCAATGGCTACTCAAAAAGGAGTCGAGGAATTAGAAAAGCAATTGAAAAGAATTAAAAATTAA
- a CDS encoding YceI family protein, whose protein sequence is MKTTWTLDSTQSDVLIKMRHSIIAYLGGTTNKFGGYVSLEDNEIEDASVEFSLDINNKTESFQQIDTNLQLQDFFDVDEHPIISFKSTSFQKINNNINFFKGDLTIKDVTRVVELDAEFIGVNTYNGEKKVAFEIKGDIKRQDFGLDYNSFHHNGGLALGKDIKLIANLEFSI, encoded by the coding sequence ATGAAAACAACATGGACTTTAGATTCTACACAATCAGATGTTTTAATTAAAATGAGACATTCGATCATTGCTTATTTGGGAGGAACAACAAACAAATTTGGCGGTTATGTGAGTCTTGAAGATAATGAGATTGAAGATGCTTCGGTTGAATTTTCGCTGGATATTAATAATAAAACTGAAAGCTTTCAGCAAATTGACACCAATTTACAGCTTCAGGATTTTTTTGATGTAGATGAGCACCCAATAATTAGTTTTAAATCGACTTCATTTCAAAAGATAAATAACAATATTAATTTTTTCAAAGGAGATTTAACTATAAAAGATGTAACACGAGTTGTAGAACTGGACGCAGAGTTTATTGGAGTAAATACCTACAATGGAGAGAAAAAAGTAGCTTTCGAAATTAAGGGTGATATCAAACGTCAGGACTTTGGATTAGATTATAATTCATTTCATCACAATGGAGGTTTGGCTTTAGGAAAAGATATCAAATTAATTGCAAATCTTGAATTTAGTATATAA
- a CDS encoding TolC family protein produces MKRIFLIVLCTVGLSAVAQTTTLTLKDAVNYALQNKADAKKAKLQVENSEYKIQEVRSRALPQISANGNLTYNPIIQTTVIDGAGFGQPGTTIQAAFGQTWTSTAGLSLTQAIFDQSVFTGLKAAKSTREFYQINDQLTEEQVIERVANNYYSVYVQQERLMLLDSNYVNTTKVRDIVKGQFDNGLAKKIDLDRIVVKMSNIDTERQQIKNQITLQENALKFYMGMPIETQIVLPKEEFEVVPAALTQEPNIENRTEYLLLKKQEELLVYNKKAMQAGYYPTLSLTAGYNYIGQGPEFPWFAKPDKGVYWSDFSAIGLNLHVPIFTGFGTRAKVRQADVEIRSLQEDIKDTKLSLDLDYKNAMAQIDNNLVTIQNQQENMRLASEILSNTKNNYLQGLASLTDLLDAENASLEAQNNYTRAVLNYKIAEISLIKSKGELKSLTK; encoded by the coding sequence ATGAAAAGAATCTTTCTTATAGTTTTGTGTACAGTAGGCTTATCTGCTGTTGCACAAACCACTACTTTAACTCTGAAAGACGCAGTCAATTATGCGCTTCAAAATAAAGCTGATGCGAAAAAAGCAAAACTTCAGGTTGAAAACAGCGAATATAAAATTCAGGAAGTACGTTCAAGAGCGTTACCGCAAATCTCTGCGAACGGGAACTTAACATACAATCCTATTATTCAGACTACGGTTATTGATGGAGCTGGATTTGGTCAGCCGGGAACTACAATTCAGGCTGCATTTGGACAGACCTGGACTTCGACTGCAGGACTTTCTTTAACTCAGGCCATTTTTGATCAATCTGTTTTTACGGGATTAAAAGCAGCAAAATCTACTCGTGAGTTTTATCAAATAAACGATCAATTGACAGAAGAGCAAGTTATTGAGAGAGTTGCGAATAATTATTATTCTGTATATGTTCAGCAGGAAAGACTGATGCTTTTGGATAGTAATTATGTAAACACTACAAAAGTTCGCGATATTGTAAAAGGACAGTTTGATAACGGTTTGGCAAAAAAAATTGACTTAGATCGTATTGTCGTTAAAATGTCTAACATAGATACAGAACGCCAACAGATTAAAAATCAAATTACATTACAGGAAAATGCTTTGAAGTTTTATATGGGGATGCCTATTGAAACTCAAATCGTTTTGCCAAAAGAAGAATTTGAAGTTGTTCCAGCTGCTTTAACTCAAGAACCAAATATCGAAAACAGAACAGAATATCTGCTTTTGAAAAAACAAGAAGAGCTTTTGGTTTACAATAAAAAAGCAATGCAAGCAGGATATTACCCTACACTTTCATTAACTGCCGGTTATAATTATATTGGTCAGGGTCCCGAATTTCCTTGGTTTGCAAAACCAGATAAAGGAGTTTATTGGTCAGATTTCTCTGCAATTGGGTTAAACTTACACGTACCAATCTTTACAGGTTTTGGTACTCGTGCAAAAGTAAGACAAGCAGATGTTGAAATTAGATCCCTTCAGGAAGATATCAAAGACACTAAATTATCTCTTGATTTAGATTACAAAAATGCAATGGCACAAATCGATAATAATTTGGTGACCATTCAGAATCAACAAGAAAATATGCGTTTAGCTAGTGAAATTCTTAGCAACACCAAAAACAATTATCTTCAGGGATTAGCTTCTTTAACCGATTTGCTTGACGCAGAAAATGCATCACTTGAAGCTCAAAATAATTATACCAGAGCAGTTTTAAATTATAAAATTGCCGAAATATCTCTAATTAAATCAAAAGGCGAACTAAAATCTCTTACTAAATAA